The following are encoded in a window of Camelus ferus isolate YT-003-E chromosome 20, BCGSAC_Cfer_1.0, whole genome shotgun sequence genomic DNA:
- the PGK2 gene encoding phosphoglycerate kinase 2, with protein MSLSRKLTLDKLDVKGKRVIMRVDFNVPMKKNQITNNQRIKASLPSIKYCLDNGARSVVLMSHLGRPDGVAMPDKYSLEPVAAELKSLLGRDVLFLKDCVGPEVEKACASPATGSVILLENLRFHVEEEGKGQDPSGNKLKAEPDKIETFRTSLSKLGDVYVNDAFGTAHRAHSSMVGVNLPQKASGFLMKKELDYFAKALENPERPFLAILGGAKVADKIQLIRNMLDKVNEMIIGGGMAYTFLKVLNNMEIGASLFDEEGAKIVKDIMAKAEKNSVNITFPVDFITADKFEENAKVGQATVASGIPAGWMALDCGPETNKKYAQVVAQAKLIVWNGPLGVFEWDAFAKGTKALMDEIVKATSKGCVTIIGGGDTATCCAKWNTEDKVSHVSTGGGASLELLEGKVLPGVEALSSL; from the coding sequence ATGTCTCTTTCTAGGAAGTTAACGTTGGACAAACTGGATGTTAAAGGGAAACGAGTCATCATGAGAGTAGACTTCAACGTGCCCATGAAGAAGAACCAGATTACAAACAACCAAAGAATCAAGGCTTCCCTCCCAAGCATCAAATACTGCCTGGATAATGGAGCCAGGTCAGTAGTTCTTATGAGTCATTTAGGTAGACCTGATGGTGTTGCGATGCCTGACAAGTACTCCTTGGAGCCCGTTGCTGCTGAGCTCAAATCCTTGCTGGGCAGGGACGTTCTGTTCCTGAAGGACTGTGTAGGCCCGGAAGTGGAGAAAGCTTGTGCCAGCCCAGCAACTGGCTCAGTCATCCTGCTGGAGAACCTGCGCTTTCATGtggaagaagaagggaagggcCAAGACCCTTCTGGAAATAAGCTTAAAGCAGAGCCAGATAAAATAGAAACCTTCCGGACCTCACTCTCCAAGCTAGGGGATGTGTATGTCAACGACGCTTTTGGCACGGCCCACCGAGCCCACAGTTCCATGGTGGGAGTGAATTTGCCCCAGAAGGCTTCTGGATTCCTGATGAAAAAGGAGCTGGATTACTTTGCCAAAGCCTTGGAAAACCCAGAGAGACCCTTTCTGGCTATACTTGGTGGCGCCAAAGTGGCAGACAAGATCCAACTCATCAGAAACATGCTGGACAAGGTCAATGAGATGATTATTGGTGGCGGAATGGCTTACACCTTCCTGAAGGTACTTAACAACATGGAGATCGGTGCTTCCCTATTCGATGAAGAGGGAGCCAAGATTGTCAAAGATATCATGGCCAAAGCTGAGAAGAACAGTGTGAACATTACCTTTCCTGTTGACTTTATCACTGCCGACAAGTTTGAGGAGAACGCTAAGGTTGGCCAAGCCACGGTGGCATCAGGTATACCTGCCGGCTGGATGGCTTTGGACTGCGGTCCTGAGACCAACAAGAAGTATGCTCAGGTTGTGGCCCAAGCCAAGCTGATTGTGTGGAACGGACCTTTAGGGGTATTTGAATGGGATGCTTTTGCTAAGGGAACCAAAGCCCTCATGGATGAAATTGTGAAAGCCACTTCCAAGGGCTGTGTCACCATCATAGGAGGTGGAGACACGGCTACTTGCTGTGCCAAATGGAACACGGAAGATAAAGTCAGTCACGTGAGCACTGGGGGAGGTGCCAGTCTAGAGCTGCTGGAAGGCAAAGTCCTTCCCGGAGTGGAGGCCCTCAGCAGCCTGTAG